One region of Malania oleifera isolate guangnan ecotype guangnan chromosome 6, ASM2987363v1, whole genome shotgun sequence genomic DNA includes:
- the LOC131157456 gene encoding subtilisin-like protease SBT1.8: protein MAVGLVTCFLFAAFLQCVSVMAKQTYIVHMNHRMKPSSYATHSEWYSASLQSLSSSVTDPHLLYTYETVYHGFAASLSPDQVEALRQSDSVLGIYEETIYSLHTTRTPEFLGLDAFDKTPRGERINQASQDMIIGILDTGVWPESKSFDDNGMSPVPKKWRGVCQTSLDFNSSSCNNKLIGARAFFKGYLAAARGQTTEKLTPRDVEGHGTHTSSTAGGSTVSNVGFNGYARGSARGMAPNVRVAAYKVCWAQGCFSSDILAAMERAIMDGVDVLSLSLGGGLQPYYRDSVAIGAFVAVQMGIFVACSAGNAGPQKASLSNVAPWIMTVGAGTLDRDFPAYITLGNRKMLKGASIYSGKGMGLKMATIVYGNPHNDTAYLCLPGSLNPESTSGKVVVCDRGQNPRIEKGEVVRDAGGVGMILANTAESGGEELVADPHFLPAVAVGEKYGDEIRKYAKMSNQATALLSFGGTELDVRPAPTVAAFSSRGPNSLNPQILKPDVIAPGVNILAAWSMAIGPSGLKGDTRKTEFNIISGTSMSCPHVAGLAALLRAAHPKWSPSAIKSALMTTACTVDNTQAPLRDAANGSISTPLVHGSGHVDIQKAFSPGLVYDLRPSDYITFVCSLGYSISQVKAIVRRSDVTCSKKYTDLGQLNYPSFSIVFGKKRFFRHTRELTNVGIPKSTYHISVNGPSTVSVTVTPTTLEFTEAGEKLKYRVTFASEKGQNLTGSYAFGSIVLSNAIYKVTSPIAYTWTE from the exons ATGGCTGTAGGCTTGGTGACATGCTTCTTGTTTGCAGCTTTCCTACAATGTGTATCGGTTATGGCAAAGCAAACCTACATAGTTCACATGAATCACCGTATGAAGCCTTCATCTTATGCCACCCACAGCGAGTGGTACTCCGCTAGCCTTCAGTCCCTTTCCTCCTCCGTCACCGACCCCCATCTCCTCTACACCTATGAAACCGTCTACCATGGATTTGCTGCTTCTCTGAGTCCAGATCAGGTTGAAGCCCTCCGTCAATCGGACTCCGTTCTCGGTATCTACGAGGAAACCATTTACTCCCTCCACACCACGCGTACTCCGGAGTTTCTAGGCCTCGACGCATTTGATAAAACTCCACGCGGTGAAAGGATTAATCAAGCCTCTCAAGACATGATCATTGGGATTCTTGATACTGGGGTGTGGCCTGAGTCTAAGAGCTTTGATGACAATGGCATGTCTCCGGTCCCTAAAAAGTGGCGCGGTGTGTGTCAGACTAGCCTCGATTTTAATTCTTCCTCCTGCAACAACAAGCTGATCGGCGCCCGCGCCTTCTTCAAAGGATACCTCGCGGCCGCCAGAGGCCAAACCACCGAGAAGCTGACACCTCGAGATGTCGAGGGCCATGGCACTCACACGTCAAGCACAGCCGGTGGGTCGACTGTTTCAAATGTCGGCTTTAATGGGTACGCCAGAGGGTCGGCACGTGGAATGGCCCCAAATGTGCGGGTCGCCGCGTACAAGGTGTGCTGGGCTCAAGGATGCTTCAGCTCTGACATACTCGCTGCCATGGAACGTGCCATAATGGATGGCGTCGACGTGCTTTCGCTTTCTTTGGGTGGTGGGTTGCAACCGTATTACCGAGATAGTGTCGCCATTGGAGCATTCGTAGCGGTGCAGATGGGCATTTTCGTCGCTTGTTCGGCCGGAAACGCCGGACCTCAGAAAGCTTCATTATCGAATGTGGCCCCCTGGATCATGACAGTCGGAGCTGGAACTTTGGATCGAGATTTTCCGGCTTACATCACACTTGGAAACAGGAAAATGTTAAAAGGCGCTTCAATTTACAGCGGCAAAGGAATGGGCCTAAAAATGGCGACTATTGTTTACGGAAACCCACACAATGACACTGCATATCTTTGCCTTCCTGGTTCACTCAACCCAGAAAGCACAAGCGGGAAGGTTGTGGTGTGCGATCGGGGACAAAACCCGCGTATAGAAAAAGGTGAGGTTGTGCGCGATGCAGGCGGGGTGGGGATGATTCTAGCAAACACGGCGGAGAGTGGCGGGGAAGAGCTAGTGGCAGACCCCCATTTTTTGCCGGCTGTGGCTGTGGGGGAGAAGTATGGTGATGAAATCAGAAAGTATGCTAAGATGTCGAACCAGGCAACAGCTTTGCTGAGCTTTGGAGGGACAGAGTTGGATGTGCGCCCGGCACCGACTGTGGCGGCATTCAGTTCGAGAGGGCCGAACAGCCTCAATCCTCAGATCCTGAAGCCAGATGTAATTGCGCCTGGTGTTAATATTTTGGCCGCTTGGAGCATGGCAATTGGGCCTAGCGGTTTGAAGGGTGACACGAGGAAAACTGAGTTCAACATCATTTCAG GTACATCGATGTCTTGCCCACACGTTGCTGGACTGGCAGCATTGCTTCGAGCGGCCCATCCAAAGTGGAGCCCAAGTGCCATTAAATCAGCCTTGATGACTACTGCATGTACAGTTGACAACACACAAGCTCCTCTCCGGGATGCCGCCAATGGTTCAATTTCCACGCCATTGGTCCATGGCTCTGGCCATGTTGACATCCAAAAAGCATTCTCGCCGGGCCTAGTGTACGACCTCCGTCCTAGTGACTATATTACATTTGTATGCTCGTTGGGCTACTCTATATCTCAGGTAAAGGCCATTGTCCGGCGTTCGGATGTCACCTGTTCTAAAAAATACACCGACCTAGGTCAACTCAACTATCCATCATTTTCGATCGTGTTCGGGAAGAAAAGATTTTTTCGACACACTCGAGAGTTGACGAACGTTGGAATTCCAAAATCCACCTATCATATTTCTGTAAATGGGCCATCCACGGTCAGCGTGACAGTGACGCCCACAACACTCGAGTTCACAGAGGCAGGGGaaaagctcaagtatagagtgACATTTGCATCCGAGAAGGGTCAAAATCTAACTGGTAGCTATGCGTTCGGCTCAATTGTGTTGAGTAATGCCATATACAAAGTTACAAGCCCAATTGCGTATACGTGGACAGAGTAG